From the genome of Bacteroides sp. MSB163, one region includes:
- a CDS encoding phosphatidate cytidylyltransferase, translated as MKSNFLKRAITGVLFVVVLVGCILYSPLSFGILFTIIGALSVHEFAHLINQNGEVQINKTITALGGAYLFLAVMGFCQSTIGAQVFLPYLALLLYLIITELYLKKKNPIGNWAFSMLSQLYVALPFALLNVLAFQYNPTESSVIYNPILPLSIFIFIWLSDTGAYCVGSLIGKHRLFERISPKKSWEGSIGGGVFSIASSFVFAHYFSFLSVWEWAGLALVVVIFGTWGDLTESLMKRQLGIKDSGHILPGHGGMLDRFDSALLAIPAAVVYLYVLMLMK; from the coding sequence GTGAAAAGCAATTTCTTAAAACGCGCCATCACAGGTGTGTTATTCGTAGTAGTATTGGTGGGCTGTATCCTATACAGCCCCCTTTCATTCGGTATCCTGTTCACCATTATCGGTGCACTGAGCGTACACGAATTTGCCCACTTGATAAACCAAAACGGTGAAGTACAAATCAATAAAACAATTACCGCTTTGGGAGGCGCTTATCTCTTCTTGGCTGTAATGGGCTTTTGTCAATCCACTATCGGAGCCCAGGTATTTCTGCCTTATCTGGCATTACTGCTTTACCTGATAATTACAGAACTGTATCTGAAAAAGAAGAATCCCATTGGCAACTGGGCCTTTTCCATGTTAAGCCAGCTGTATGTAGCATTGCCGTTTGCATTGCTCAACGTATTGGCTTTCCAATATAACCCGACAGAAAGCAGCGTGATCTACAATCCCATCCTACCACTTTCCATCTTTATATTTATATGGCTGAGTGACACTGGCGCATATTGTGTAGGCTCGTTAATCGGCAAGCATCGTTTGTTCGAACGTATTTCCCCCAAGAAGTCATGGGAAGGAAGCATCGGTGGTGGTGTGTTCTCTATCGCTTCTTCATTCGTATTCGCCCACTACTTCTCATTCCTGTCTGTTTGGGAATGGGCCGGACTGGCACTGGTTGTTGTCATCTTTGGTACTTGGGGGGATCTGACGGAGTCGTTAATGAAGCGCCAGTTAGGTATCAAAGATTCGGGTCACATCCTACCCGGCCACGGTGGAATGCTCGACCGTTTCGACAGTGCTTTACTAGCAATCCCCGCAGCAGTGGTTTACCTCTACGTTTTAATGTTGATGAAATAA
- the ftsH gene encoding ATP-dependent zinc metalloprotease FtsH yields the protein MDNNNNNANKKPNKVNMPKFNLNWLYMIIAMMLLGLYITNENSTGIKSVSYDEFQQYVRDGYMSKIIGYDDNSVEAYIKPQYVKNVFQADSSKVGKNPMITTEAPSRESLGNFLQKEKDELHFDGSINYEKKRNYFGVVLWQILPIAFLIGFWIFMSRRLSGGGGAGGGGIFNVGKSRAQLFEKGTPVKVTFKDVAGLAEAKQEVEEIVEFLKEPQKYTDLGGKIPKGALLVGPPGTGKTLLAKAVAGEANVPFFSLAGSDFVEMFVGVGASRVRDLFRQAKEKAPCIVFIDEIDAVGRARAKAAAMGGNDERENTLNQLLTEMDGFGSNSGVIILAATNRVDVLDKALLRAGRFDRQIHVDLPDLNERKEVFGVHLRPIKIDNTVDVDLLARQTPGFSGADIANVCNEAALIAARHGKKFVGKQDFLDAVDRIVGGLEKKTKITTEAERRSIAIHEAGHASISWLLEYANPLIKVTIVPRGRALGAAWYLPEERQITTKEQMLDEMCATLGGRAAEDLFLGRISTGAMNDLERVTKQAFGMIAYLGMSEKLPNLCYYSNDEYSFNRPYSEKTAELIDEEVKNMVNEQYERAKKILSEHKDGHAKLSQLLIDKEVIFAEDVEEIFGKRPWASRSEEISANKISEDLKKAEEAAAKEAVESEKEVKAEEENNVEGGTETGKTKVSAEGTKVSVERPAKE from the coding sequence ATGGACAACAATAATAATAACGCTAACAAAAAGCCCAATAAGGTAAATATGCCCAAGTTCAACCTGAACTGGCTGTATATGATCATAGCTATGATGCTTCTGGGCTTGTACATCACCAATGAAAACAGTACCGGAATCAAAAGTGTCTCTTATGACGAATTCCAGCAATACGTACGTGACGGCTATATGAGTAAAATCATCGGTTATGATGATAACTCTGTAGAAGCATATATCAAGCCACAATACGTTAAAAACGTATTTCAGGCAGACTCTAGTAAAGTAGGTAAAAATCCTATGATTACGACTGAAGCACCGTCTCGTGAAAGCTTGGGAAACTTCCTGCAAAAGGAAAAAGATGAACTGCACTTTGACGGTTCTATCAACTACGAAAAGAAACGCAATTATTTCGGGGTCGTACTGTGGCAGATTCTGCCTATTGCCTTCCTGATAGGTTTCTGGATATTCATGTCACGCCGTCTGAGCGGTGGTGGAGGTGCAGGCGGTGGCGGCATTTTCAATGTCGGTAAATCGCGTGCCCAACTGTTTGAAAAGGGGACTCCCGTGAAAGTGACATTCAAAGATGTAGCCGGACTTGCCGAGGCCAAACAGGAAGTAGAGGAAATTGTGGAATTCCTGAAAGAACCGCAAAAATATACAGACCTGGGAGGTAAGATACCCAAGGGCGCATTGCTGGTAGGCCCTCCGGGAACCGGTAAGACCCTACTTGCCAAAGCTGTGGCAGGCGAGGCCAACGTACCGTTCTTCTCACTGGCTGGTTCCGACTTTGTGGAAATGTTTGTCGGTGTAGGTGCATCACGTGTACGTGACTTGTTCCGCCAAGCCAAAGAAAAAGCCCCCTGTATCGTGTTCATTGATGAAATTGACGCCGTAGGTCGTGCCCGCGCCAAAGCTGCCGCAATGGGTGGAAATGATGAACGTGAAAACACATTGAACCAGTTATTGACAGAAATGGACGGTTTCGGTTCCAACAGCGGTGTAATCATCCTGGCGGCTACCAACCGTGTAGACGTTTTGGATAAAGCCTTGTTGCGTGCCGGACGTTTTGACCGTCAGATTCATGTAGACCTTCCCGACCTCAACGAACGTAAGGAAGTATTCGGCGTACACTTACGCCCCATCAAAATAGATAATACAGTAGACGTAGACCTGTTGGCGCGCCAAACCCCGGGCTTTTCCGGTGCTGATATCGCCAATGTCTGCAATGAGGCTGCACTGATCGCTGCCCGCCACGGCAAAAAGTTCGTAGGCAAACAAGATTTCCTCGATGCTGTAGACCGTATTGTTGGTGGTTTGGAAAAAAAGACGAAAATCACCACGGAAGCGGAACGTCGTTCCATCGCTATCCATGAGGCAGGACATGCTTCCATCTCCTGGTTGCTGGAATATGCCAATCCGCTGATTAAAGTAACGATTGTTCCACGCGGACGTGCCTTGGGCGCTGCCTGGTATTTGCCCGAAGAACGCCAGATTACCACCAAAGAACAAATGCTTGATGAGATGTGCGCCACATTGGGTGGACGCGCTGCCGAAGATTTGTTCCTGGGACGTATTTCGACCGGTGCCATGAATGACCTGGAACGTGTTACGAAGCAGGCTTTCGGCATGATTGCCTACCTAGGAATGAGCGAAAAGTTGCCCAACCTTTGTTATTACAGCAACGATGAATATTCTTTCAATCGCCCGTACAGCGAAAAAACAGCTGAACTGATTGACGAAGAAGTGAAGAATATGGTGAACGAACAGTACGAACGTGCTAAGAAAATACTTTCCGAACATAAGGATGGACACGCCAAACTGTCACAGTTGCTGATAGATAAAGAAGTTATCTTTGCAGAAGATGTGGAAGAAATCTTCGGAAAACGTCCTTGGGCTTCCCGTTCTGAAGAAATCAGCGCAAACAAGATTTCGGAAGACCTTAAGAAAGCTGAAGAAGCAGCTGCCAAAGAAGCAGTGGAGAGCGAAAAAGAAGTAAAAGCGGAAGAAGAAAACAATGTTGAAGGCGGAACAGAGACCGGCAAAACAAAGGTTTCAGCAGAAGGTACCAAAGTTTCTGTAGAACGACCCGCAAAAGAATAA
- the rsfS gene encoding ribosome silencing factor has product MNESKKLIQQITEGIQDKKGKNIVIADLSKIGDTICNYLVICQGNSPSQVTAIVESVKEFTRKGANSKPFAIDGLRNAEWVAMDYSDILVHVFLPETRDFYNLENLWADAKLTQIPDID; this is encoded by the coding sequence ATGAACGAATCAAAGAAACTCATTCAACAAATAACCGAAGGTATACAAGATAAAAAAGGAAAAAATATTGTAATAGCAGATCTTTCTAAAATTGGCGATACTATCTGCAACTATCTCGTCATTTGTCAGGGAAACTCCCCAAGCCAGGTGACCGCCATTGTAGAGTCCGTAAAGGAATTCACCCGTAAAGGCGCTAACAGCAAACCTTTTGCAATAGACGGATTGCGCAATGCCGAATGGGTAGCAATGGATTACTCCGACATACTGGTCCATGTGTTTCTACCCGAAACGAGAGACTTCTACAATCTGGAAAATCTCTGGGCCGACGCCAAATTAACCCAAATACCTGACATTGATTAA
- a CDS encoding site-specific integrase: MDEKKNTFSVRFWMRRTRTQGNVSPLFCRVTICGQRYEINANFCAPLKGWDAKAQRFTGRSAEEKDANRIINDMRIKIEDTLNKLRKKAAEINVRNFRLTFEDDKNEYSTLSALFEYHRIIDGKNLEPSTNLLYEVTERLLLRFVKTRYRLSDYMVDAIDKAFVMEFYAFLQGFKREGATRVCTVNGAMKHMQRFKRVMNLALQNDWIASNPVCTLHVKRNKVDRGYLEVEEIEKIKRAVLPPSHAVLRDMFLFAVYTGVSYIDMVNMTPENITIGIDRTRWIHFNRQKTGFRVSLPLLPPAEEILDHFECYRPEGEGRRKIFPMLTNQATNRYLKEIAKVAGVNKVVTFHLARHTFATTITLQQGIPIETVSKMLGHASLTTTQIYAKVLDKKIMDDMSALKEAYARKEALKKASNQ, encoded by the coding sequence ATGGATGAGAAGAAGAACACGTTCTCGGTGAGGTTTTGGATGCGTCGCACGAGAACACAAGGAAACGTATCACCTTTGTTTTGCAGGGTTACAATCTGCGGACAAAGATACGAAATTAATGCGAACTTCTGCGCACCGTTGAAGGGCTGGGATGCCAAGGCACAACGCTTCACCGGACGCTCCGCAGAGGAAAAGGATGCTAACCGCATCATAAACGACATGCGTATCAAAATCGAAGATACGCTGAACAAACTACGTAAGAAGGCGGCGGAAATCAATGTGAGGAACTTCCGGCTTACCTTCGAAGATGACAAGAACGAGTATTCAACCCTGTCGGCTCTCTTTGAGTACCACCGAATCATCGACGGAAAGAATCTTGAACCTTCCACAAACTTACTGTATGAAGTGACGGAACGGCTGTTGCTGCGCTTCGTTAAAACCCGTTACAGGCTGTCTGATTACATGGTGGATGCCATTGATAAAGCATTCGTCATGGAGTTCTATGCCTTCCTTCAAGGTTTCAAGAGGGAAGGGGCAACCCGTGTATGCACCGTGAACGGGGCTATGAAACACATGCAACGTTTCAAGAGGGTTATGAACCTGGCTCTGCAGAACGACTGGATAGCATCGAATCCGGTCTGTACGCTGCACGTGAAACGTAATAAGGTGGACCGGGGATATCTTGAGGTGGAAGAGATAGAGAAGATAAAGAGGGCTGTGCTGCCACCTTCGCATGCTGTATTGCGGGATATGTTCCTTTTTGCCGTCTACACGGGCGTATCTTATATAGATATGGTGAACATGACACCGGAAAATATCACGATCGGTATCGACCGGACACGATGGATACACTTTAACCGTCAGAAAACCGGGTTCCGGGTGTCGTTGCCCTTGCTGCCTCCGGCAGAAGAGATACTGGATCACTTTGAATGTTACAGGCCGGAAGGGGAGGGGCGCCGGAAAATTTTCCCCATGCTTACCAATCAGGCTACAAACCGCTATCTGAAAGAGATTGCCAAGGTGGCAGGGGTGAACAAGGTCGTTACTTTCCACCTTGCCCGACACACCTTCGCCACTACCATCACCCTGCAACAGGGGATACCGATAGAAACCGTCTCGAAGATGTTGGGGCATGCCAGCCTCACAACCACGCAAATCTATGCCAAGGTACTGGATAAGAAAATCATGGATGATATGTCGGCTCTGAAGGAAGCGTATGCCAGGAAAGAGGCTCTGAAGAAAGCAAGTAATCAATAA
- a CDS encoding helix-turn-helix transcriptional regulator, whose amino-acid sequence MKKKLIEQNALDAAERLTEMTDREYLRSADVTRIFSISNSTLKLMRASGALPCYRFGKTYLYKREEIEACLVKIIAERG is encoded by the coding sequence ATGAAGAAGAAACTCATTGAACAGAATGCGCTGGATGCAGCTGAACGATTGACGGAAATGACAGACAGGGAGTATCTGCGCAGTGCGGATGTAACACGGATATTCAGTATCAGCAACTCCACGCTGAAGCTGATGCGGGCCAGTGGTGCGCTGCCCTGTTACCGATTCGGGAAGACGTACCTCTATAAAAGAGAGGAAATAGAGGCATGCCTCGTAAAAATCATAGCGGAGAGGGGGTAA
- a CDS encoding DUF4373 domain-containing protein, producing MAKQGFSYYKAETDRFQDIKIKRLKKRYHCTGYAVYQYVLNEIYRVRGYFLQFTEDHLFDVSEYWDIDEELVTEIIGYCAEIGLFSAQLWQEKGVLTGRSIQARYIDICKVCKKTAIIEEGFRLVPAEQAAPAPPPLPSLFPGEEFPTMRIVPGRIATEATGGSEVAASLPAASPASPSCPAVAPLPASPSPREETPRRAAVAVAEKITPQGIGTAVLEELEAAEVREVSEGFQKFPETSGKTPEESDKSIKSYTSETKPSSDSPREEADKASLSRNRKRLRLLLQSVGCIDQDWRWICTVEGVEAEASPVWQLVEELKASGGRHTFGGYVMPSLRSLVAAGRLRIRPQTVDTAAELRRLLQEVKVPSYDIEKVLKAAAGLEPVLREAIAEVRRSKGKITMPGKYLMAQLRKVTPAEAS from the coding sequence ATGGCGAAACAAGGCTTTAGCTATTACAAGGCGGAGACCGACCGCTTTCAGGACATCAAGATCAAGCGGTTGAAGAAACGCTACCACTGTACCGGCTACGCCGTGTATCAGTATGTGCTGAATGAGATATACCGGGTGCGCGGTTACTTCCTGCAGTTCACCGAAGACCATCTGTTCGATGTGTCGGAGTACTGGGATATTGATGAGGAACTGGTGACGGAAATCATCGGCTACTGTGCCGAAATCGGGCTGTTCTCCGCTCAGCTGTGGCAGGAAAAAGGGGTGTTGACCGGGCGAAGCATACAGGCACGCTACATCGACATCTGCAAGGTGTGCAAGAAGACGGCGATAATTGAGGAAGGCTTCCGGCTGGTACCTGCGGAACAAGCGGCTCCAGCACCGCCTCCACTGCCTTCTCTCTTCCCGGGAGAAGAGTTTCCAACAATGCGGATTGTTCCCGGAAGAATAGCCACGGAAGCGACAGGCGGAAGTGAGGTAGCGGCATCACTTCCAGCCGCCTCTCCGGCTTCGCCGTCGTGTCCGGCTGTGGCACCGCTTCCGGCTTCACCGTCACCACGCGAAGAAACGCCACGGCGGGCGGCGGTTGCGGTTGCCGAAAAAATAACGCCTCAAGGTATTGGTACCGCTGTTTTGGAGGAACTGGAGGCGGCGGAGGTGCGGGAGGTTTCGGAAGGTTTCCAGAAGTTTCCGGAAACTTCCGGAAAAACTCCGGAAGAATCCGACAAATCTATTAAAAGCTATACAAGTGAAACTAAACCCTCCTCTGACTCCCCCCGTGAGGAGGCGGACAAGGCTTCGCTCTCCAGGAACAGAAAACGGCTTCGCCTGTTGCTGCAGTCGGTAGGCTGCATCGATCAGGACTGGCGGTGGATATGCACGGTAGAGGGTGTAGAGGCGGAGGCGTCTCCGGTGTGGCAGTTGGTGGAAGAGCTGAAGGCGAGCGGCGGACGGCACACGTTCGGCGGCTACGTGATGCCCTCGCTTCGCTCGCTGGTGGCGGCGGGAAGGTTGCGGATAAGGCCTCAGACGGTGGACACGGCGGCAGAGCTGCGGCGGTTGCTGCAGGAGGTGAAAGTGCCGAGCTACGACATCGAGAAGGTGCTGAAAGCGGCGGCGGGGCTTGAACCCGTGTTGCGGGAGGCGATTGCGGAGGTGCGGCGGAGCAAAGGCAAGATAACAATGCCCGGCAAGTACCTGATGGCGCAGCTCAGGAAGGTGACGCCTGCGGAAGCTTCGTGA